From a single Macrobrachium rosenbergii isolate ZJJX-2024 chromosome 59, ASM4041242v1, whole genome shotgun sequence genomic region:
- the LOC136837382 gene encoding streptococcal hemagglutinin-like — protein sequence MVDSVSAEARRKELLDESLGCVYPEDVVGIKQRYKDTSLVLFKEQLSQHQADNRSFLSFGTRRSSAVSEYGNTPIIVRKSRSANGELSKVGEQWPSLRGKSSLSNYTLHEGKELGDEDGEEEEEEEETETEEEVEFRTKSDEDIKAHSGFDEKRKIVVVDGQAVCSKSGNDEIVKDVDAVHENNESGVKENRKSFSHYDLQQRPRDYIDEEVKDGDIEDAIDKDDDDDDKDAVSMRTVLEVEGVDHKIVLVRPTSNKNETSDVDVNQSKRTSAVKVSQTVSAEISQKDVRGESEKNPCESQGETVTIASVPSKSDQNTVHNECVEEISSVNNVSSDRSSTSVNLKSLNHQSSSDWSKVELRIIEPSDLCAPGNVDGEGISATIKGRSSLASTLLRGEGADDDDDDDDDVVYIDEYSPSPRQRQNQKENCVNSGKKKNVNSSKDESQSQSPDVPLPTPPKRHAKQSSEPSSDLSLRSPESKKDDKNGTAEELDKSAEGEDQNGLLALPVRSPTPPKRSPRRSPRTPKSKEKNHHERHSSLDLPKNFSSQSSASKSASVSASPAARNKESSKIFNISIKKERSRSVSSLSSKKNKEKEKVARSESEDPGAYNATATLDFSDDAKCDTPSGKRVGIRSMVIDGTIKRNFIVIHPSDESETIGLAPLSSFSNGSKTSVRTSKALSSVKSHITGIPSGKVESVNKTLPKHTLKGSIANTTKDKVRDRESLHTEPDLETTKLKKSSRAKKQTESHVHASTVSLSSTVSHINSKVVIESSEGMSEVDCDLVNISTQGIPTSSTKTTSRLCVIM from the exons ATGGTGGACAGCGTgtctgctgaggctagaagaaAGGAGTTGTTGGATGAATCCCTTGGTTGTGTCTATCCAGAAGATGTTGTTGGCATCAAACAGCGATACAAAGACACATCACTTGTCTTATTCAAG gaACAGttgagtcaacaccaagctgacAATCGAAGTTTTCTCTCATTTGGGACACGGAGGTCATCAGCAGTTAGTGAGTATGGAAACACTCCAATTATTGTCAGGAAATCTCGTAGTGCCAATGGAGAGCTTTCAAAGGTAGGTGAACAGTGGCCTTCCTTAAGGGGCAAATCATCTCTCAGTAATTACACACTACATGAGGGTAAAGAGCTTGGAGatgaagatggagaagaagaagaagaggaggaggaaacagagacTGAAGAAGAGGTGGAGTTCAGGACCAAGTCAGATGAAGATATAAAAGCACATTCTGGGtttgatgaaaaaagaaagattgttgttgttgatggacAAGCTGTATGTAGCAAGTCAGGTAATGATGAGATTGTTAAAGATGTTGATGCAgttcatgaaaataatgaatctgGAGTCAAAGAAAACAGGAAGAGTTTCAGTCATTATGATCTTCAGCAAAGACCCAGAGACTACATTGATGAGGAGGTAAAAGATGGAGACATAGAAGATGCCAtcgataaagatgatgatgatgatgacaaagatGCAGTTAGTATGCGAACAGTCCTAGAGGTTGAGGGAGTTGATCATAAGATAGTTTTAGTAAGACCAACATCTAACAAGAATGAGACTTCAGATGTGGATGTCAATCAGAGCAAAAGGACTTCAGCTGTCAAGGTCAGTCAGACGGTTTCTGCTGAGATTTCTCAGAAAGATGTTAGGGGTGAGTCTGAAAAAAATCCATGTGAATCTCAGGGGGAAACTGTCACTATTGCCTCAGTTCCATCAAAGTCTGATCAAAATACTGTGCATAATGAATGTGTTGAGGAGATATCCTCTGTAAATAATGTTTCTAGTGATAGATCATCAACCAGTGTCAATTTGAAGAGTTTGAATCACCAGTCTTCCAGTGATTGGAGTAAAGTAGAGCTTAGAATTATAGAGCCATCAGATTTGTGTGCCCCTGGTAATGTAGATGGAGAAGGCATTAGCGCTACAATTAAAGGCCGTAGTAGTCTTGCATCAACTTTGTTAAGGGGTGAAggtgcagatgatgatgatgatgatgatgatgatgttgtttatattgatgaataTTCTCCATCACCGAGGCAGCGTCAGAACCAAAAGGAAAATTGTGTCAATtcaggcaagaaaaaaaatgtaaattcaagcAAAGATGAATCCCAGTCTCAGAGTCCTGATGTGCCACTGCCCACTCCACCAAAACGTCATGCAAAGCAGTCCTCAGAACCTTCATCTGACTTGTCATTAAGATCTCCAGAAAGTAAAAAGGATGATAaaaatggaactgcagaagaattAGACAAGTCAGCTGAAGGAGAAGACCAAAATGGATTATTGGCTTTACCTGTTAGGAGTCCCACTCCCCCAAAAAGAAGTCCAAGGCGTTCTCCACGAACtccaaaaagcaaagaaaaaaatcatcatgAAAGACACTCATCCTTAGATCTGCCCAAAAACTTCAGCAGTCAGTCTTCAGCATCAAAATCAGCATCAGTATCAGCTTCTCCCGCAGCTAGAAACAAAGAGTCaagtaaaatattcaatatttctataaagaaagagagaagtagaAGTGTCTCATCTTTGAGTTCCAAGAAAAAcaaggagaaggaaaaagttgCTCGGTCAGAAAGTGAAGATCCTGGTGCGTATAATGCTACTGCCACATTGGACTTCAGTGATGATGCAAAGTGTGACACTCCTTCTGGCAAAAGAGTAGGAATCCGTAGTATGGTTATCGATGGAACTATCAAAAGAAACTTCATTGTCATTCACCCATCAGATGAGTCAGAAACAATAGGATTAGCCCCTTTATCATCATTTAGTAATGGTAGTAAAACTTCTGTCAGGACTTCAAAAGCTCTATCCAGCGTAAAATCTCATATTACAGGAATACCAAGTGGTAAAGTGGAATCTGTGAATAAAACACTACCAAAACATACCTTGAAAGGAAGCATCGCAAATACTACTAAGGACAAAGTGAGAGACCGTGAATCACTCCACACAGAGCCAGACTTGGAAactacaaaattaaagaaaagtagCAGAGCCAAAAAACAAACAGAGAGCCATGTACATGCAAGTACTGTCAGCCTTTCCAGTACTGTTTCACACATTAATTCCAAGGTTGTCATAGAATCATCAGAGGGCATGTCAGAAGTGGATTGTGATTTGGTAAATATATCTACTCAAGGAATACCTACTAGCTCAACCAAAACTACTTCAAGgctgtgtgttattatgtaa